The genomic window ATCTGCCCGTTGTCCCCGAGCGTGCTCTCCCAGGTGATATCCCACTGCGCCACAGCAGTCACCGGGTACTTGCAGTTCGGAAGCTTGTGAGAGGTCTTCACATACCGATGCCCACAAGTAGGCGAGAACTTAACCCCCATCGACTTGTCATACGGCGTCCCCGGCCCCTCACACCGCACAGTCGTACCATCCCCCATCGACCAGTCGATCGCCTTCACCTGAGCAGTCGCCGTAACCGACAACCCAGGAACACTCGCACTACGAACAATCGGCCCCCAGGTGTTCTCGCTCTTCGTCACCCACATCCAAACCGGCATATTCACCAGCCCAATCTGACCAGCCGAGGGCGCAGTCTCAATCTGCGGCGGCGCAAGCTGCATCTCCGCGATCGCCTCATATACCAGCGTCATTGGATCGATAACAACCGTATCGGGCCGCCCCGGCAGCCACACCCACTCGGTCACAATGTGCCTGCCCTGGTCATAACCCTGTTCGCGGGTACAGGCCCAGACACTCCCGTCGGTGTGCCCTTGCCATCGCTCGTCGCCTGGTGGCGGCTGTGGTTCTTCGCGCTTCATGTAGCACTGGTGGCTGTTGGACCAACTCCCGAGTTCCGGATCGACGCAAGGCACCAGCGCACCGCGAAACTTGCATTCAACGCTTGTAGTCTTCCCGTGGGTTCCAGGAGTTCCGGGTTCGGTCGGCTCGGTTGTTGTGGTCTTCTCGCCCACGAGCATCCACTGACAGATGTTGCCGAAACATATCCACTCATAGCCCGGCCCCGGCGGAGGGCCGGTCGGCGGGTACGCCGTTGCGTTACCTGTACAGAGAACAAGGCTCAGCAAGCATCCCGCGGCGACACGCCGGCCGAGCCTCGCCATGTTCAGCATGGTCCCTTGTCCTCATCGGAGATGAGGAACCACAACTTCTTGTTATCAGCGCCTAGTGCAAACCGCAGATGTGAGGTGACCTGTCGGCGCGTTGCGCTGCCAGGGCCGGATGGCACAGGCTTGCCGTTGCTTTTGAATCTCATGACCTGCTTCGAACTGTCGAGGCAGTTCAGGAGAACGACTTCAGGCTGGGCCTGCTTCAGCTTCACCGAAACGACCGTTGTTTTGGCAATCTGTACATTTCCGGTCAGGTACAAGCCGTTCCTTACCAATGTTCTTGCCTGATCAACAATGGTGATGATCCGCTGACCGCTCAGCCCGGCCTTCTCGAGCGCCGGTCGATCTAGCGCCGACGGATTTGTGAATGTCCGATCTATGGCGGCGGTTGCTACGGCATACCGTGACTTGGCGGCGGTGATGGCGGCCTGTTGTTCGGGGGTCCAGGTTGGCGTTGAGGGGGCCGATGGCGTCGGGCTAGGGGTGGTGGAGGTCGAGGGAGGTGCTGTGTTGGGCCGGCCGGCTTCGGGGGAGCCGTTGCAGGCGGTCAGCAGGAGGAGGGTGCTGAGCGTGGTAGCGGCTGCTGCTAGCGGTCGGCGGGGCATGGGATAGGGCTCCGTTCTTGAGTGCTGTTGGTGTAAGGGTTGCATACGGAGGGTGTTCGGAGAGGGGGTTATCCACAGGTTGCAGGTTGTTGCAGCTGGGTGGGATGGAAGACTGCGGGGTATGTCGCCTATTGGTCGTCGTCGGGAGCGGGGTCGGGGATTGGGGTCGCGAGGGGCGGCTTCCGCGGAGGGGCGGCGGGAGAAGGGGGTGGTGGCGCCTGAGGCGCATCCTTCGGGGGCTCGGGTGCCGGAGGTGCCTAAGGAGTTGGTGCCGAAGCACGTGGCGATTGTTATGGATGGGAATGGGCGGTGGGCCAAGCAGCGGGGGTTGGCTCGGACCGAGGGGCATCGGGCGGGGGAGGCGAGCCTGCTGGATGTGATCAAGGGTGGGATCGAGATCGGGGTGAAGTACATCTCGGCGTACGCGTTCTCGACGGAGAACTGGGCGCGGTCGCCGGAAGAGGTGCGGTTCCTGATGGGGTTCAACCGCGAGGTCATCCACCGGCGGCGCGACGAGCTGGACGCGATGGGTGTCCGGGTGGTGTGGTCGGGGCGGCGGCCGCGGTTGTGGAAGAGCGTGATCGACGAGCTCGAGTACGCGCAGGAGCGGACCAAGCACAACGACACGATCACGCTGCAGTTCTGCGTGAACTACGGCGGCCGGGCCGAGCTGGCGGACGCGATGCGGTCGATCGCGCGGGAGGTTGCCGAGGGCAAGCTCAAGCCGGACCGGATCTCCGAGCAGACGATCGCGCGGCACCTGTACGCGCCGGACATCCCCGAGGTCGACCTGTTCGTCCGGTCGTCGGGGGAGCAGCGGACGAGCAATTTCCTGGTGTGGCAGCTGGCGTACGCCGAGATGGTGTTCCTGGACACGCTCTGGCCGGACTTCGACCGGCGGGACCTGTGGCGGGCGATCGAGATCTACGCGCAGCGCGACCGGCGGTACGGCGGCGCCGTACCGAACGAGGTGACCGCCGAACCTGAGGCGCCTCTCAGCTAACACCCTGACAGGGAACGGAAATCGGCCCCGCACCGTCTAGGCTCGTTGCAAGTGTCAACGACATGAACGGGTGATGGACGATGCCGGACCAGCCGGCGGAGGAGACTCCGCAACAGATCGTGGAACGCGAACTACGCGCCGCGCAGGAGCAGGTCCGGAGAGTGGCTGACAGAATGCGCGCCGCACTCGCCGAGGAAGAGGCGAAGGAAGCGACGAAGGAAGCGGCCGAGGAAGAGAACAGCACGAAGGACGAGGGCTGATGGCGAACGAGGCGGAATACGCCGGCTGGACGAACCGGGTCGCGCAGGCGATGTTCGACACGCAGCGGTCGCTGGATTCGTTGTCCGGCCACCTCGGCAACGACCTCGGCCGGGCGCTTGACCGGCGACGGGACGAACTCGACATGCTACGGCCGGGTATCCGGAGTCTGGCTGCGGCCGAGCACGATTACGACCAGGCCCAGGGCGCCGCGAAGGACCCGGCGAGGGAGCGGATCTACTCGACGTACCGGTCGTACCAGAGCGACGCGGGACTGCTGTCGAACCAGCTCGGCGGGATCAAGGCGGAGTTGGCAGGCCACAACGAGGCGTTGGCACAGCGGGCGGAGTCCCTCAAGGACGCCATGAGAGATCTGGACCGGATCAAGGAGTTGCCCGGCCGCGACACGCCGGAGCTCGCGAAGCTCCGCGAGGGAGTCGAGTACTTCCGGGCAGTCGTCAACTCCGTCGGGCCGCGCGTGCAGGCGATGGTGAACGAGATGCAGACCGCTCAGCAGGCGGCGCGCGCGTTCGCCGACGGAGCGGCCTCGGTCGGCACCCAGGCGCATTCTGCCAACATCGGCAGGGTTGTCGGTCAGCTCGAGGACTCGCTCGCCCAGACCGAGGCGCGCGGCGGCGCGCTGCGCAAGGATCTCACCGACAACCGCGCGTCCTTCGGCCTGGTGACGGACTACGGCGTCGGTATCGCCAACCGTGCAACGGACGAGCGCAACCTGGCGGACAAACAGGCTGCCCAGTTGGCCGACTCCATGCGCGCGGGCGTGAATCCGACCCGCCCCGCCGACCAGCGCCCGGTCGCGAACCTGGCGGAGTCCGACCTCAGTCGTCGACTGGACGGACCGGCTCAGGAGACCGGCCGGACCGTCTAACGGCCGGGTGACGGGAGCAGGCCGCGTTCTATTGCGACGGTGACGGCTCGGGTTCGGTCGTCTACGTCTAGTTTGGCGAAGAGGCGTTGTAGGTGGGTTTTGACGGTGGCTTCGCCGATGAAGAGTTCGCGGCCGATTTCGGCGTTGCTGAGGCCGCGGGCCACGGCGGCCAAGACCTCGAGTTCGCGCGGGGAGGGCAAAGCGGCCGCCGGTGCTGCCGGCGTACGGAGCCGGGACATCAGGCGGGCCGCGACCGGTGGGGCCAGGACGGTTTCGCCGCGGGCGGCGGCGCGGATGCCGTTGAGGAGGTCCGCGTGCGGGGTGTCCTTCAGCAGGTAGCCCGCGGCGCCCGCTTCGACCGCGTGCAGGATGTCGGTGTCGGTGTCGTACGTCGTCAGCACCAGCACCCGCGTCGACGGGTACGTGGACACGATCGCCCCGGTCGCCGCCACCCCGTCCATCCGGGGCATCCGCAGATCCATCAGTACGACGTCCGGACCGGTCGACTCGACCAGCGCGAGCGCCTCCGCACCGTCGCCGGCCTCGCCGACCACCGTGATGTCCTCGGTCACCGACAGCATCCCGGACAGGCCGGAGCGCACCACCGGATGGTCGTCGACCACCAGAACCCGAATCACACATCCTCCTGGACCGCTGGGATCAGTACCTGAACTCGTGTCCCCTGGCCGGGAGTGCTCTCGATCTGAACGCTACCGCCGGACTCCTCGACCCGCCCGCGCATCGCGTTCAGGCCGAAACCGCTGGACGCCGACGCGGGCGTGAACCCTGACCCGTCGTCCCGGATCTCGATCCACACGCCGCCGTCCGACAAACCGAGCGTGATCAGCACCTGCGTCGCGGCCGCATGCTTGCGGACGTTGGCCAGCGCCTCCTGGGCCGACCGCAACAGCACGACCTGCTGCGCCTGCGGCAGCGCCGCCACCTCGTCGTCGGGCAGGTCGAGCGACACCTGTACGTCGACACCGGTCTCGGCGGCGAACCGCTCCGCCTGCCGTCGCAGTACTTCGGTCAACGTTGCCCCCGACAACGCCACCGGGGTGAACGCGGCAACCAACGCCCGCGCCTCGGCGAGGTTCTCCCGCGCAGTGTCCTCGATCGCCGCCAACCGCGCCGCCATACCGGCCGCACCGCCCTGGGACAGCTCGGCGGCAGCGGCCTGCGAGAGCATCACGATCGACGTCATCCCCTGCGCGAGCGTGTCGTGGATCTCCCGCGCCATCCGCTCCCGCTCGGCCATCACACCGGCACTGTGGTGCGCCTCGGCGAGCTCGTCCCGGGCCGACTCGAGCTGCTCGATCAGATCGGCCCGCTGCTGACTCTGCGTGATCACCTTCTCGATCCAGATCCCGAACAGCAGGCTGACCACGAGGCTGACCAGCATCCACGGCAGGATGTTCCAGAACGCGGCCCAGCCCCATCCCGCGCTCCACAACTGCGCCGTACCGACGCCGATCACCAGCAGCAGGCTGAGCCCGACCCCTTCGCGGGCGTCCTCGTTGAGCAGCCAGATCTGCGCCGACGCGATGAACATCAGGAACACCGACTGCGGGTAGATCCCGATCAGCACGACCAGTGAGGCGATCAGCACCAGCCGATAGGCGTACGACGGGAGCGCCCGGCCGGACCGGATCGCGGGCAGGCCGACGAACTGGTACGCCGCCCCGAGCACCACGACCGTACCGGTGAAGACGAGCTGCCGGACCGTACCGAGATGGCCGAGGAACGACAGCGCCAGCGTCATGCCGAGCAGCACCCAGAACACGATGTGCCAGCCGACCAGCGTCCGTGACCAGACCGGCTGCCCGGCGCCACCGCGTGTGTTCTGCACGGACCCCATCTTCCTCCACGCGAGGATCCACAGCCGAGGCCCGCTCCACACGGGCTCCTCGGCAGCACGCCGCGCCGGGAGCCCGTTCATCAGCCCGCGTCCCGCCGGGTCCAGCGGAACACCCGCTGCGCGAGGACCAGGCCGACGACCAGCCAGACGCCGAGCACGATCGCGCCGGTGCCCAGCTGCCACGACCCGCCCGGCTCGTGCACCTGGAACCCGTCCGGCAGGAACACCGACCGCATGCCCTGTGCGAGCCACTTGAGCGGGAAGAACTCCGCGACGGTCCGCATCCACGCGGGCAGGCTGCTGTAGACGAAGTACACGCCGGAGATGAATTGCAGCAGCAGGACGACCGGGGTGACGACGGCGGATGCGGCCCGCCCGGACTTCGGTACGACGGAGAACGCGATCCCGAGCACCGAGCCGGACGCGGTACCGAGGACGAAGATCCACAGGAAGTTCAGCCACTTGCCCGGCGCGGTCGGGATGTCGACGCCGAGCAGCAGGCCGGCGATCGCGAGCAGCAGTGCGAACTGCAGGATCGAGGTGATCAGGACCATCCCGATCTTGCCGATGAAGTACGACTGCGGCGACATCGGCGTACCACGGAGCCGTTTCAGCACGTCCTGGTCGCGCTCGATCGCGATCGCGATGGCCAGTGACTGGAAGCTGGTCAGGAAGATGCCGGAGGCAATCATTCCGGGGGTGAAGTACGTCGCCGCGGTGACGCCGCCGGAGAAGTCGGTACCGCTGAACACGGCGGAGAAGATACCCAGGAAGATGATCGGGAAGAAGAACGTGAAGATCAGCTGCTCGCGTTCGCGGAAGAACTCCTTCACCTCGATCCCGGTGCGGGACAGGCCGACCTTCAGCGGCGAGGGCAGTACGGCGCTCACTTCGAGGCTCCTTCCAGTACGCGGGCGGTGCTGACCGACCCGATGAGTTCCAGGTAGATGTCTTCCAGGCTCGGCCGCCGTACTTCGAGCTCCGGCACTTCCGACCCCCCGAACGCCGCCATCAGCCGGGCGACCTCGGCGGTCGGCTCGTCGGTGCGTACTTCGCGCGGGCCGTCGGCGGACAGCCAGGAGACTCGCGCGGTCCGGGCGCCGCGGCCGCCGAGCGTTTCCGGGGTCGCGACCTCGAGCATCCGGCCGTCCGCGATCACGCCGACCCGGTCGGCGAGGTGCTCGGCCTCGTCCAGGTAGTGGGTGGTGAGCAGGATCGTGGTGCCCTCGGTGCGGAGCTCCTCGATCAGGGTCCAGAACTGCCGGCGCGCCTCCGGGTCGAACCCGGTGGTCGGCTCGTCCAGGAACAGCAGTTCCGGGTTGCCGATCACGCCGAGCGCGACGTCCAGGCGACGGCGCTGTCCGCCGGACAGGCTGCGGACCCGGGCCTTGCGCTTGTCCTGCAGGCCGACGGCGGCGATCACCTGCGCCGGGTCGCGCGGGTTCGGGTAGTACCCGGCGAAGTGCGTGACCATCTCGGCGACCGAGAGCACGGCCTCGTCCCGGGTGGTCTGCGCGACGATCCCGATCCGGGACCGCCAGACCCGGTCGGCGCGTGCCGGGTCCGACCCGAGCACGCTGATCTCGCCGGCGTCGGCGTGGCGATACCCCTCCAGGATCTCCACGGTCGTGGTCTTACCGGCCCCGTTCGGGCCGAGCAGGGCGAACACCTCGCCCCGGTGGATGTCCAGATCGACACCGTCGACCGCGACCTTGTCGGGGTACCGCTTGACCAGGCCGCGCACCCTCACTGCGTTGTCGTTCTCCATGCCTCCACTCTCCCGTCGCGGACCGGTCCGCCGGGAGCACCGCCCGGCGGACCGGTTGTCCCCCGACCGGTGGACAGAAGGGTGTACGCCGCAGGGCCGAGGCGGTTAGGTTCGGACGCATGGCTCAGACGGTGCGTGGTGTGGTGGCGGCGACCAAGGGTGCGCCGGTGACGATCGAGCAGATCACGATCCCGGACCCCGGACCGGGCGAAGCGGTCGTGCAGGTGCAGGCGTGCGGCGTCTGCCATACGGACCTGCACTACCGCGAGGGCGGGATCAACGACGACTTCCCGTTCCTGCTCGGGCATGAGGCTGCGGGGATCGTGGAGGCGGTCGGCGACGGCGTCACCGACGTACAGCCGGGTGATTTCGTCGTACTGAACTGGCGGGCGGTCTGCGGCAACTGTCGCGCCTGCCTGCGCGGCCGCCCGTGGTACTGCTTCAACACGCACAACGCCCAACAGAAGATGACGCTCGCGGACGGTACCGAGCTGAGCCCGGCGCTCGGCATCGGGGCGTTCGCGGAGAAGACCCTGGTCGCGGCCGGGCAGTGCACGAAGGTCGACCCGGCGGCCAAGCCCGAGGTCGCGGGCCTGCTCGGCTGCGGCGTGATGGCCGGCCTCGGCGCGGCGCTCAACACCGGGAACGTCGGCCGCGGCGACACGGTCGCGGTGATCGGCTCAGGTGGCGTCGGTACGGCGGCCGTGGTCGGTGCCCGGCTCGCCGGAGCCGCGAAGGTGATCGCGATCGACCTCGACGAACGCAAGCTGACCACCGCCCAGGAGTTGGGCGCCACCAACACGATCAACTCGAAGGACCTCGACCACGAGGGCGTCGTCGCGGCGGTGCAGGAGCTGACCGGTGGGTTCGGCGCCGATGTGGTGATCGACGCCGTCGGGCGGCCGGAAACGTGGAAGCAGGCCTTCTACGCGCGCGACCTCGCGGGCACCGTCGTACTGGTCGGCGTACCGACGCCGGAGATGCGGATCGAGATGCCGTTGCTGGACTTCTTCGGCCGCGGTGGCTCGCTGAAGTCCAGCTGGTACGGCGATTGTCTCCCGACCCGCGACTTCCCGATGCTGATCGACCTGCACCTTCAGGGCCGGTTGCCGCTGGACCGGTTCGTCTCCGAGACGATCGCGCTCGAGGACGTCGAGGACGCGTTCACGAAGATGCACCACGGAGACGTACTGCGGTCGGTCGTGCTGTTCTAGCAAGTGCGCCGGCGGCGACGATGCCGGCCACCGCTGTCAGCGCGACCGCCCGATGCGTCACCGGGAACGAGTGCGTCGACAGGTACACCGTGCCGAAGATCGTGACGCCGCCGACCTGGCTGAGCTGCATCGCGGTGGTGAGGATGCCGCTCGCGTCGGCGGCCCGGGGGAGCGGGACGTTGACCAGGGCCTGGGTGACCAGCGGGCTCGCCGACAGGCCCATGCCCGCGCCGGCCACGACCATGGCGGGCCAGACGAACGTTCCGACGCCCGCATACCCGATGGCGCACAGCGCGAGACCTACCGGTACGACGAGGTGGTGGAACCGGCCGGGGACGGACCGCCAGAAGAATCCGACCAGGCCGAACGTCACCGCGAACGGGAGCCAGGTCAGCCCGGCCCGCATCGCTGACTCACGGAGCTCGACCTGCAGATGCAGGGTGAACGCGAACAGGAACCCACCGAGCGCGAGGATCGTGAACGCCATCGTCGCCAGACCCGTGGGCAGCCCACGAGCGCGCAGAACCTCGAGGTTGAGCAGCGGGTCGACCGTACGACGCTCGTACTGGACGAAGACCGCGGCAAGCACGACGCCGGCTGCCATGCACCCGAACGTCCACAGCGGCCACCCGATCTCGTGACCGACCACCGCCGGCAGCACTAGCAGCAGTACGGCGCACGTCGACAACGCCAACCCGACGAGGTCGAGACGCCGTGCGCACGAAGGACGGTCCGCCGGCATCACGCGCGGTACCAGGATCGCCAGGCAGATGCCGACCGGGACGTTGACCAGGAACACCGGTCGCCAGCCGGAGCCGAGCAGGTTCGCGCCGACGAGCAGGCCGCCCGCGATCAGCCCGGCGACCTGGCCGGCCGACAGCGTCACGCCGTACGCCGACAACGCCTTGGCGCGGGCCGGTCCGGAGAAGTGCGCCTGGATCAGGCTCATGATTTGCGGCACCATGATCGCCGCGGCGACACCCTGGACGAACCGGAACAGCACCAGCGGCAGGATCGCGGGCGCCAGCCCGCAGGCGAGTGAGGCGAGCGTGAACAGGATCGCGCCGGTCAGGAACATCCGGCGGCGGCCGTACAGATCGCCGAGCCGGGCGCCGGTGATCAGGGTCATCGCATACGCGACCAGGTAGCCGCCGACGACCAGTTGCAGCCACGCACCGGAGGCGTGGTAGCCGGCGCCGATGGCGGGCATCGCGACGTTCACGATCGAGGTGTCGAGCAGAGCCATGAACTGGCCGAGCAGGAGCACGGCGAGCATCAGCCCACGCCGGGTATCGGCGGCGCGATCAGTGATAACAGCGGTCATCAGGTTCTCCCTTGTCTGCACCGGACGTGGGGGTATACCTGGCGGGTCCGCAGGATTCATCGGTGCCGGACCGATGATTTTCGCGCGGTCACGCAGTACGTACTCGTGACCTGTGGGAGGGTGACGACGATGGACCGTGACGATTTCGACCGGCTGACCGAGCCGCACCGGCACGAACTGCTGGTGCACTGCTACCGCATGCTCGGATCGATCCACGACGCCGAGGACCTGGTGCAGGAGACCCTGCTGCGGGCGTGGCGCGCCGCCGAGACGTACGACGAGCAGCGGGCGTCGATGCGGACCTGGCTCTACCGGATCGCCACCAACGCCTGCCTGACCGCTCTCAAAGGCAGAGCGCGGCGAGCTCTGCCCTCGGGTCTGGTGAGCGCGAGCGAGGACACCCAGGTACCGATCGAGCTGTCGACCGAGGTGTCCTGGCTGCAGCCGTTCCCGACCGATCCGGCGTCGGCGACGGTCGCGCAGGGCAGTCTGCGGCTGGCGCTGATCGCTGCGATGCAGTACCTCCCGGCCCGGCAGCGCGCGGTCCTGGTCCTGCGCGATGTCCTCGACTGGCCGGTCGCCGACATCGCCGAGGCCCTCGAGACCACCGCGGCGAGCGTGAACAGCGCACTGCAACGCGCGCGGGCCAAGCTCGCCGAGATCGACATCACCGAGGACGACGTCGACGAGCCCGACGACCGGCAGGTCAAGTCCGTCATCGAGGACTACATGCGCGCCTTCGAGGCGGCCGATGTGAAAGGCCTGACCCGGCTGCTCACCGACCAGGTCGTCCTCGAGATGCCGCCCGCGCCGCTGTGGTACGTCGGCCGCGACGCGTACGGCGAATTCATGGAGCGCGTGTACGCGATGCGCGGACCGGATTGGCGACTACTGCCGACCGTGGCGAACGAACAGCCCGCCATCGGCGCGTACGTGCGCGGGGACGACGGACGCTTCCACGCGCACAGCCTGCAGGTGTTCACGGTCACCAGGGCCGGCATCACGCACAACGTGGTCTTCTTCGGCCAGGAGCTCTTCGCGTACTTCGAGCTGCCCTCAGACCTTGAATGAGATCCACACGTCAGGAGTGGCGTCCGGCCGGCCGACGATCGGACGCTCCTCCTGCGTCCACGCGTCGCCGGACACCTCGGTCGCGACCCGCTGCCAGAACCGGACCGCTGTCTCGTTGTTCCGCTGGAAGGCCACGTCGCACGGACCAGAATGATGTGCCAGCACCTGCTGCACCGCCTGTAGCCCGTACCCGTGCCGCCGCGCCGGACGCACCAGGAAGAACGCGTTGAGTACGTGCACCGGTTGCTGCAGCGCGCGCAGGAAGCAGAAGCCGATCGGCACCTCGCCCAGCGAGATCAGGTAGCCGGCCCACTCCGGGTGGCCGGTCAGCACGTTCTCCAGCCACTCGCTGCGGTAGCTGCCGTCAGGACGCGGGAGCTGGCCCTGGAACTCGGACAGGTCGTGCCGGAACATCAGCCACAGCCGCTCCATCAGGACGCGGTCGGACGGCTGCACTCGGCGCACCAGCAGATCGGACATCGGTCTCCTCACCAAAGATGTGTGAACGCAGAAAAGCCTCCCGCCGGAAGTCCGGTGGAAGGCTTACTGCTGAGCAGTTTATCAGTTCTGCGCCGCGGTCTCCCCGGCGACCCAGCTCATGTCGGCGTACCGGGTGCCGACCGGGGTCAGCTTCGACAGCGCCTCGACGTCGTCCGCGGACAGCTGGACGTCGAGCGCCGCCCAGTTCTCCTCCAGGTACTTGCGCCGCTTCGTCCCCGGGATCGGCGCCACATCGTTGCCCTGCGCAAGCACCCACGCGAGCGCGATCTGCCCCGGCGTCGCGTCGTACCGGCTCGCGACCGCGCGGATCTCCTCGACCAGCTTGAGGTTGGCGTCGAGGTTGTCCCCGGAGAACCGCGGCAGGGTACGGCGGAAGTCGTCGGCCGCCAGCTCCGTCGGCAGCGCGCCGGTGAGCATGCCGCGGCCGAGCGGCGAGTACGGCACCAGGCCGATGCCGAGCTCGCGGAGCACCGGCAGCACCGACTCCTCGATGTCCCGGCTGAACAGCGACCACTCGCTCTGGACGGCGGTGATCGGGTGCACGACGTGCGCCCGGCGGATCGTCTCCGCCGACGCCTCGGACAGCCCGAGGTACCGGACCTTGCCGGCCTGGACGAGCTCGGCCATCGCGCCGACCGTCTCCTCGATCGGCACGTTCGGGTCCATCCGGTGCTGGTAGTACAGGTCCACGTGGTCGACGCCGAGCCGCTGCAGCGACGCGTCGATCGCGGACCGGACGTACTCGGGCGAACCGTTCACGTCGCGCGCCGCAGGATTCCGCGGATCGCCGACGATGCCGAACTTCGTCGCCAGGAACACCTCGTCGCGGCGGTCCGCGATCGTCCGGCCGACCAGCTCCTCGTTCGCGCCGAAGCCGTACATGTCGGCGGTGTCGAGGAACGTGATGCCGAGGTCCAGGGCGCGGCGCAGGGTCGCGACCGACTCGTTCTCGTCGGCGGCGCCGTACGCGAAGCTCATTCCCATACAGCCGAGTCCGAGCCGGCTGACCTCGGCGCCTTGGTTACCCAGTTTCATCTGTTTTCTCCCATCACAAACCGGCCGAGCCGTGCGTGACGGTCGGCTGGATCGAGTTGTTGTTTACGGAGCGGCAGTGCCGCCGTAGACGGCGATCTTGTAGTCGGTCACCGCAAGGGCGAGCTGCAGGTCCCGCAGCTGCCGCTGGATCCGGTCGCGGTGCTCCTGCATCAGGGCGAGCCGCTGCGGTTCGGTGTGGTCGCCCTCGGACACCAGCTCCAGGTAGTGGCTGATCGCGCCGATCGACATCCCGGAGGCGCGCAACCGGCTGATGAACACGATTCGCGACATCGCCCGCCGGTCGTAGCTGCGGTAGCCGGCCGCGTCCCGGCGGACGTCGACCAGGCCGATCCGCTCGTAGTACCGCAGGGTGTGAGCGGTCAGGCCGGTGAGCTCGGCGGCCTCGGCGATCGAGAGGTCGTCGGGCAGGTCCTCCGGCAGCTCCAGCAGACAGAGCAGGTCGGGGTCCACCGGTTCCGGCTCGGGGTGGTACGCCGCGATCGCAGTGCGGCGGTCCACCAGCTCGGTCGTGTTCATGACTACGACCGTATGCCTTCGAGTGCGCTCAAAGGCAAAGGTGAGCTAGATCACTTGACTGTCACTTCGACTGGCAGTCGGCGCAGGTGCCGAAGATCTCCAGGGTGTGGCTGATGTCGGCGTAGCCGTGCTCGGCGGCGACCTTGTCGGCCCAGCGCTCCACGGCCGGGCCTTCCACCTCCACGGTGCGCCCGCAGTTGCGGCAGACCAGGTGGTGGTGATGCCCCTTCGAGCAGCGCCGGTACGCCGTCTCTCCGTCGGCGGTGCGCAGTACGTCGACCTCACGCGAGTCCGCGAGCGCCTGCAGCGTGCGGTACACCGTGGTCAGGCCGACGGCCTCACCGGCGGACCGGAGCTCCAGGTGGATCTCCTGGGCGGTCCGGAATTCGTCGATCTTGTCGAGCGCGTGCGCGACCGCCGCGCGCTGACGGGTCGAGCGTGTTCCGATGGCCACCGTTCCTCCTGTCGTCTCCATAGCGCCCTCCAGTCTCTCAGAAGTCAGCAAGCTAGTGCTCGTCCCAGTGATCGCCGTGTGCCGCGTGCAGATGCCCGTCGTGCACGTAGTCGACATGGTCTCCGTGGTCGACCTTCTTGTGACCACAGTCCTGGCTGTGCGCATGCGGGTGTCCAGCACTCACCACATGCGGCTCCGGCGCCGGTACGCCGACCTCCGGCTCCTCGTCCGCCAGCGGACGCCCGGCGCGGCGGCGGAGCAACGTCCCGACGGTCGCAGCCACGACGAACCCGGCCAGCGCCAGGACGACGATGGTGGCGCCCGGTGCGACGTTGGCGTTGTACGACGTCACGATGCCGGCCAGACACGCCAGTACGCCGATGATGCACGCGGTGACGAACGTACTGCGGAAGGACCGCGTGATCTGCTGCGCGGTCGCCACGGGGACCACCATGAGCGCGCTGACGAGCAGGAGTCCCACAGTACGCATCGCTACCGTC from Kribbella jejuensis includes these protein-coding regions:
- a CDS encoding ATP/GTP-binding protein — translated: MKREEPQPPPGDERWQGHTDGSVWACTREQGYDQGRHIVTEWVWLPGRPDTVVIDPMTLVYEAIAEMQLAPPQIETAPSAGQIGLVNMPVWMWVTKSENTWGPIVRSASVPGLSVTATAQVKAIDWSMGDGTTVRCEGPGTPYDKSMGVKFSPTCGHRYVKTSHKLPNCKYPVTAVAQWDITWESTLGDNGQISMTQQAATQLRIGEAVPVLVDPNGGGTVAPAAGEC
- a CDS encoding isoprenyl transferase encodes the protein MVAPEAHPSGARVPEVPKELVPKHVAIVMDGNGRWAKQRGLARTEGHRAGEASLLDVIKGGIEIGVKYISAYAFSTENWARSPEEVRFLMGFNREVIHRRRDELDAMGVRVVWSGRRPRLWKSVIDELEYAQERTKHNDTITLQFCVNYGGRAELADAMRSIAREVAEGKLKPDRISEQTIARHLYAPDIPEVDLFVRSSGEQRTSNFLVWQLAYAEMVFLDTLWPDFDRRDLWRAIEIYAQRDRRYGGAVPNEVTAEPEAPLS
- a CDS encoding response regulator produces the protein MIRVLVVDDHPVVRSGLSGMLSVTEDITVVGEAGDGAEALALVESTGPDVVLMDLRMPRMDGVAATGAIVSTYPSTRVLVLTTYDTDTDILHAVEAGAAGYLLKDTPHADLLNGIRAAARGETVLAPPVAARLMSRLRTPAAPAAALPSPRELEVLAAVARGLSNAEIGRELFIGEATVKTHLQRLFAKLDVDDRTRAVTVAIERGLLPSPGR
- a CDS encoding sensor histidine kinase, encoding MGSVQNTRGGAGQPVWSRTLVGWHIVFWVLLGMTLALSFLGHLGTVRQLVFTGTVVVLGAAYQFVGLPAIRSGRALPSYAYRLVLIASLVVLIGIYPQSVFLMFIASAQIWLLNEDAREGVGLSLLLVIGVGTAQLWSAGWGWAAFWNILPWMLVSLVVSLLFGIWIEKVITQSQQRADLIEQLESARDELAEAHHSAGVMAERERMAREIHDTLAQGMTSIVMLSQAAAAELSQGGAAGMAARLAAIEDTARENLAEARALVAAFTPVALSGATLTEVLRRQAERFAAETGVDVQVSLDLPDDEVAALPQAQQVVLLRSAQEALANVRKHAAATQVLITLGLSDGGVWIEIRDDGSGFTPASASSGFGLNAMRGRVEESGGSVQIESTPGQGTRVQVLIPAVQEDV
- a CDS encoding ABC transporter permease, which codes for MSAVLPSPLKVGLSRTGIEVKEFFREREQLIFTFFFPIIFLGIFSAVFSGTDFSGGVTAATYFTPGMIASGIFLTSFQSLAIAIAIERDQDVLKRLRGTPMSPQSYFIGKIGMVLITSILQFALLLAIAGLLLGVDIPTAPGKWLNFLWIFVLGTASGSVLGIAFSVVPKSGRAASAVVTPVVLLLQFISGVYFVYSSLPAWMRTVAEFFPLKWLAQGMRSVFLPDGFQVHEPGGSWQLGTGAIVLGVWLVVGLVLAQRVFRWTRRDAG
- a CDS encoding ABC transporter ATP-binding protein: MENDNAVRVRGLVKRYPDKVAVDGVDLDIHRGEVFALLGPNGAGKTTTVEILEGYRHADAGEISVLGSDPARADRVWRSRIGIVAQTTRDEAVLSVAEMVTHFAGYYPNPRDPAQVIAAVGLQDKRKARVRSLSGGQRRRLDVALGVIGNPELLFLDEPTTGFDPEARRQFWTLIEELRTEGTTILLTTHYLDEAEHLADRVGVIADGRMLEVATPETLGGRGARTARVSWLSADGPREVRTDEPTAEVARLMAAFGGSEVPELEVRRPSLEDIYLELIGSVSTARVLEGASK